Proteins encoded by one window of Centroberyx gerrardi isolate f3 chromosome 21, fCenGer3.hap1.cur.20231027, whole genome shotgun sequence:
- the spry2 gene encoding protein sprouty homolog 2 has translation MESRSQNDSDGGGGRHGWSSSLTGLLGTPHDDGRPQPRPPQAQDGPPEPGLTIGQPPPAPAVLSLDQIRITRNSNEYTDGPTVAQRSPAAQRSQQKSDLVMSPAPRTNEQQETREERPNNLRNLLPLTLHGNAHTSISSREGVLRSSSAEDSQSSIRTSVGSTSSGQRLLGSPAVSEQIIRTQPKRAEVNPDELKPLNDVSGTVVAVPGSGGDGLAGKHSYRCEDCGRCRCSECSRPRVLPSCWMCGRRCMCSAQSAVEYGTCVCCVKGLFYHCSSDDEDTCTDKPFSCTQSHCCVRWTTVSLLSFLLPCILCYLPAKGCLAVCQCCYDRVRRPGCRCKNTNPVHCEAVDKPT, from the coding sequence ATGGAGTCCAGAAGTCAGAACGACAGCGATGGGGGAGGAGGACGCCATGGGTGGTCGTCGTCATTGACTGGCTTGCTGGGCACGCCGCATGACGACGGGAGACCGCAGCCTCGGCCTCCCCAAGCCCAGGATGGTCCGCCGGAACCTGGATTGACCATCGGGCAACCTCCCCCTGCTCCAGCAGTGCTATCCCTGGATCAGATTAGGATAACCAGGAATAGTAATGAGTATACAGATGGGCCCACAGTTGCCCAAAGGTCTCCTGCCGCTCAGCGTAGTCAACAGAAGAGTGACCTGGTTATGTCACCGGCTCCGAGGACCAACGAGCAGCAGGAGACTCGGGAAGAGAGGCCCAATAATCTCCGGAACCTGCTTCCATTGACCCTGCATGGCAACGCACACACTTCCATCTCCTCAAGGGAAGGCGTGCTGCGGTCCTCCAGTGCAGAGGACTCCCAGAGTAGCATCAGGACCAGTGTGGGCAGCACCTCTTCGGGCCAGAGGCTCCTCGGCAGCCCGGCAGTCAGTGAACAGATAATCAGAACCCAGCCGAAACGTGCAGAAGTAAATCCGGACGAGTTAAAACCTCTGAATGACGTTTCCGGGACGGTCGTGGCCGTGCCGGGCAGCGGAGGGGACGGACTTGCAGGTAAACACTCCTACCGGTGCGAGGACTGCGGTCGGTGCCGCTGCTCGGAGTGCAGTCGCCCGCGGGTGCTCCCCTCCTGCTGGATGTGCGGCCGCCGGTGCATGTGCTCGGCGCAGAGCGCGGTGGAGTACGGGACGTGCGTGTGCTGCGTCAAGGGGCTTTTCTACCACTGTTCCAGCGACGACGAGGACACGTGCACGGACAAGCCCTTCTCGTGCACGCAGTCGCACTGCTGCGTCCGCTGGACCACCGTGtcgctcctctccttcctcctcccctgtaTCCTCTGCTACCTCCCGGCTAAAGGGTGCCTCGCCGTGTGCCAGTGCTGCTATGACCGAGTCAGACGACCCGGCTGTCGGTGCAAGAACACAAACCCGGTCCACTGTGAGGCTGTTGACAAGCCAACGTAG